AGCCGTTGCTGATCGAGGGGTACATGAACTCCTGCGTCGGCGGCGCGTCCGGGCCGAATCCCGGTGCGGGAGCCGGGGCCCCGCCGGGGGCGGGTGCCGGCGCGGGCGCCGCCGCTTCCGGAGCCGGTGCCGGGACAGCCTCAGGTGCCGGAGCCGGTGCCGCCTCGGGTGCCGGGGCCGGTGCGGCCTCGGGTGCGGGTGCCGGAGCCGGGGCCGCCTCGGGTGCCGGGGCCGGTACGGCCAGGGGTTCGGCGGCGGGCGGCAGCGCCTCGACGGGGCCGACGGCGTGCGCCGGGTCGACACCGGCGGGCAGGTGCGCGTCGAGCCCGGCGCCCGCGGCCGGGATGTGTTCGGGTGCGGCGGTGAACGGTTCGGCGACGAACTGGTTGACCGCCGTCGCCACATTGCGAGAGTCAGCGGGTTCCGTCTTGTTGGCGGCGAACGCCTGGGCCGCGGCCATCAACAACTGTGCGGCACCGCCCGGGTCGGCGGCCGCCTGTTGAATGATGGGGCTCAACCCCTGCACCGCCGACAGTCCCGGCGCCTGCGCGGGGTCGATCGGCAGCGGCCCCGGCTCGGCGTGCGCGACGCCGGTGCCGAGGAACAGTGCGGCCGACGAACCGATCGCGACGGCGGTGGCGAGGAACGTTTTCGGTGACATGACTCTCCCAATGGGTTTCGACGGTCAGACCAGTTCGGTGATCACGGCAGACCGGCGGTCAGCAGCGGCGCCAGCGGCGCGACTGCCGCGGGGGCCGAGGCCGCGGGCGCGGTCACCGCGGGAGCGGCTGCCGTTGCGGCGTGGGCCGCGGTGTTGGTGGCGGCCGGGGCGAGGCTGGCCAGCGGCGAACCGATGGGCGCCAGCGCCGCGAGGTCGCCGGGGATGTTCACCGACTGCGGCAGCGGGATCGGCATGCCCGGCACCTGCGGGATGGTGATGTCGGCCGAGGGCACGAGCGAGGCGACGCCGTTGGCGGCGGGCACGGTCGCGGGCGTGTTCGCCGCGGGCAGCGTGGCGGGCAGCGTGGCGGGGGCGGTGGCGGTCGCGGGGGCCTGCGGCAGGGTCAGGGTGGCCTGGGCCGTCGGCTGCGGCGCCGGAGCCTGGGCCGGGGTTCCGGTGAGCGCGGAGGCGACGCCCTGCAGCAGCTGCGGTGCGGCGCCGGGCACGCCGGCGATCTGGTTGACCAGTGGCAGGTTGGGCATCGGCGCGGGTGGCACCGGGGCCGGTTCGGCGTTCGCCGCACCGCTGAGGGCCACCGCGACCGGCAGAGCGCCCGCTGCCGCGATCATGCCGGTGGAAATGGCTTTCCAGGTGAATTTCATCGTTCTCCCAATCGATTGACTGCACGTCTGCGCCTGAACGTATCGAGTTACTGGTGTTACTCAAGTGACACGTGTGGCGGTTATTCAACCGTTACGGCAGTGAGGGTCAACGGTTACCGGGACGCTAGAGTCGGGGCCGTAGACACGAACCTGGCATCCACCGACTCAGCATCCGCGCGGCTGCAGCGCCTGGCGCCGATGTTGCTGGCCGTCAGTATTCTGGCGCGGCTGGCGTGGACCTACCTCGTGCCCAACGGCGCCAACTTCGTGGACCTGCACGTCTACGTCGGCGGGGCGGAGGCCCTCGACGGTCCCGGCGCGCTCTACGACTACGTCTACGCCGACCAGACGCCGGACTTCCCGCTGCCGTTCACCTACCCGCCGTTCGCGGCGATCGTGTTCTTTCCGCTGCACCTGCTGCCGTTCGGCGTGGTGGCGTTCATCTGGCAGATCGGCATCATCGCCGCGCTCTACGGGGTGGTGCGGGTCAGCCAACGGCTCATGGGCCTGCAGTCGCAGCGGCGGGTCGCCATGCTGTGGACCGCCGTCGGTATCTGGACCGAACCGCTGCGAAGCACATTCGACTACGGCCAGGTCAACGTCGTGCTCGTGCTCGCGGTGCTCGGCGCGGTGCTGTCGACGCGGTGGTGGTTGTCGGGTCTGCTCGTCGGGTTCGCGGCGGGGGTCAAGCTCACGCCCGCGGTCGCGGGCCTGTACTTCGTCGGTGCGCGCCGCTGGGCCGCGGTCGTGTTCTCGGCCGCGGTGTTCCTCGCGACGGTCGGCGTGTCGTGGCTCGTGGTGGGCGGGCAGGCTCGCCGGTACTTCACCGAACTGCTGGGCGACGCCGACCGGGTCGGGCCGATCGGCACGTCGTTCAACCAGTCGTGGCGCGGCGGGATCTCGCGGATCCTGGGCCACGACGCGGGATTCGGGCCGCTGGTGCTGATCGGCATCGCGGTCACCGCGGTGCTCGCGTTGCTGGCGTGGCGGTCGATCGACGGTGCGGCCGACCGGCTCGGCGGCATCCTCGTGGTGAGCCTGTTCGGGCTCGTGCTCTCGCCGATCTCGTGGACGCACCACTGGGTGTGGCTGATCCCGCTGATGATGTGGATGCTGCACGGTCCGCTGTCGGGGCGCCGCGGCGCGCGGATATTGGGCTGGGGCTGGCTCGCGCTCACCCTGATCGGTGTCCCGTGGCTGCTCAGTTTCGCGCAGCCGAGCATCTGGGAGATCGGCAGGCCGTGGTATCTGGCGTGGGCCGGTCTGGTCTACATCGTCGCGACGCTGGCGACGCTCGCGTGGATCGCCGTCAGTCCGAGAGAATCCGGTTTATCTCCTGGGCCATCTGCACATCCTTCTCGGTGATCCCACCCGCCGCGTGCGTGACCAACGCGAAAGTCACTGTTCGCCAACGGATGTCGATGTCCGGATGATGGTCCTTCTCCTCGGCGAACTCGGCCACCCTTCGCACGGCGTCGATTCCGTCGAGAAACGTCGGGAACTTCACCGAGCGACGCAGCGCGCCCGCGGCGCGTTCCCACCCCGGCAGATCGGGCAGTGCGGCATCAACCTGATCGTTCGATAACACAGCCATGGTTCCGACCGTATACCGTCAGGCCCGATGACAAAGCAGATCGTGGTGGCCGGTGCGCTGATCTCGTGTGGGGCACTGCTGGTCGCCCAGCGGGACCGCCCGGCCGAGTTGGCCGGGCTGTGGGAGCTCCCGGGCGGGAAGGTGTCGCCGGGGGAGGCCGAGGCCGACGCGCTCGCGCGGGAACTGCACGAGGAACTCGGCGTCGACGTCACCGTGGGTGAGCGCCTCGGGGCCGACGTCGCACTCGGCGAGACCATGACGCTGCGCGCCTACCGTGTGGTGCTGCGTGCGGGGAGCCCCCATCCGCACGATCACCGTGCGTTGCGCTGGGTCGGCGCCGAGGAACTCGACGACCTGGCGTGGGTGCCCGCCGACCGGGCCTGGCTTGCGGACCTGGCCGAAGCGTTGCGCGCATAACGTTTCCGCGAAAACTGACGCGGCGCCGGATCGGCGGTGATTTCCTGAAGGGGTGAGCACGGCCGCAACGCCGTACACGCGCCAGGGGGTCAACCTGGCGCTGGCCACGTGGGTCTCGGCCATCAACTTCTGGGCCTGGAACATGATCGGCCCGCTGTCGACCACCTACGCCGGCGACATGCGACTGAGCAGCACCGAGGCCTCGATGCTGGTGGCCACGCCCATCCTGGTGGGGTCGCTGGGCCGCATCGTGATCGGGTCGCTCACCGACCGGTTCGGCGGACGGACGATGTTCATCGCCGTGACGCTCGCATCGATCCTGCCGGTACTGGCGGTCGGGGCCGCGGGCAGTGCGGGCTCGTACCCGCTGCTGCTGGTGTGCGGTTTCTTCCTCGGCGTCGCGGGGACGATCTTCGCCGTCGGCATCCCGTTCTCCAACAACTGGTATGACGCCTCACGGCGCGGGTTCGCCACCGGCGTGTTCGGGATGGGCATGGTGGGCACCGCGCTGTCGGCGTTCTTCACACCGCGGTTCGTGCGGTGGTTCGGGCTGTTCGGCACCCACCTCATCGTCGCGGTCGCGCTCGCGCTGACCGCGGTGCTGTGCGTGCTGGTGATGCGCGACGCGCCGTCGTTCAAGCCGAACACCGATCCGGTCGTGCCGAAGCTCGCGGCGGCCGTGAAACTTCCGGTGACCTGGGAGATGTCGTTCCTGTACGCCGTGGTCTTCGGTGGCTTCGTCGCCTTCAGCAACTACCTGCCCACCTACATCAAGACCATCTACGACTTCTCGGCCGTCGAAGCCGGTTCCCGCACAGCGGGTTTCGCGCTCGCCGCGGTGCTGGCCCGGCCGGTCGGCGGTGCGCTGTCGGATCGCATCCCACCCAAGTACGTCGTCCTCGCGTCGTTCGCGGGTACCGCACTGCTCGCGTTCGTCGCGGTGTTCCAGCCGCCGCCGGACGTGTGGTCGGCGGCGACGTTCATCACGCTGGCCGTCTTCCTCGGCGTGGGCACCGGTGGGGTGTTCGCCTGGGTGGCCCGGCGGGCGCCCGCCCGGTCGGTCGGATCGGTCACCGGGATCGTCGCTGCCGCAGGAGGTTTGGGTGGTTACTTCCCGCCGTTGGTGATGGGTGCGACGTACGACGCGGCCGACAACGACTACACCGTGGGACTGCTGTTGCTCGTGGCGACCGCGCTGGCGGCGTTCGCCTACACCGCGCTGCGTCTGCACGCCCGCGAACCGAACAGAGGAGGAGTCCGAACGTGACCAGATCGACCGCTGACGGCCGGCCGCATGTCGGTGGACGTGTGGAAGAGCTGCTCGAGCGCAGCGGGCGATTCTTCACGCCGGGCACCTTCTCGCCCGACCTTCGAACCGTCACACGCCAGGGCGGGCGTGAGGGTGATGTGTTCTACCGCGACCGGTGGAGCCACGACAAGATCGTGCGTTCGACGCACGGCGTCAACTGCACGGGATCGTGCTCGTGGAAGATCTACGTCAAGGACGGGATCATCACGTGGGAGACCCAGGAGACCGACTACCCGTCGGTGGGTCCGGACCGCCCCGAATACGAACCGCGGGGTTGTCCGCGCGGTGCCGCGTTCTCCTGGTACACCTATTCCCCGACGCGCGTGCGTTATCCGTACGCCCGCGGTGTGCTCGTCGAGATGTATCGCGAAGCGCGCGCCAGGCTCGGTGACCCGGTCCTGGCGTGGGCCGACATCCAGTCCGACCCCGAGCGCAGGCGCCGGTACCAGACCGCCCGCGGTAAGGGCGGATTGGTGCGGGTGAGCTGGGCCGAGGCCACCGAGATGATCGCGGCCGCGCATGTGCACACCATCAAGACCTACGGTCCGGACCGCATCGCCGGCTTCTCACCCATCCCCGCCATGTCGATGGTGAGCCACGCCGCGGGTTCCCGGTTCGTCGAGCTGCTCGGCGGGGTGATGACGTCGTTCTACGACTGGTACGCCGACCTGCCGGTGGCCTCGCCGCAGGTGTTCGGCGATCAGACCGACGTGCCGGAATCGGGCGACTGGTGGGACGCGGCCTACCTGGTCATGTGGGGCTCCAACGTTCCGGTCACCCGCACCCCGGACGCGCACTGGATGGCCGAGGTGCGCTACCGGGGCACGAAAGTCGTTGCGGTCAGCCCGGATTACGCCGACAACACCAAGTTCGCCGACGAATGGATGCCCTGCGCGGCGGGCACCGACGGCGCGCTGGCGATGGCCATGGGGCACGTCATCCTCACGGAATGTTTTGTGCACAAGCAGGTCCCGTACTTCGTGGACTACGCCCGCAGGTTCACCGACCTGCCGTTCCTGGTCAAGCTCGAAGAGCGCGACGGGGTGTTGGTGCCGGGCAAGAATCTCACCGCCGCGGATCTCACGCCGGATGTGGCGGCGCAGGAGAACGCCGCGTTCAAACCGGCCCTGCTCGACAGCGTCAGCGACAGCGTCGCCATACCGCAGGGGTCCCTCGGGTTCCGGTTCGGCGACACCGGCCTGGGCAACTGGAATCTGGACCTGGAGAACCTGGTGCCTGCGCTCACGGTGGCCGAGGCGCCCGGCGGGGCCGGTGAGACCGCCGAGGTGACCCTCGCCCGGTTCGACACCGTCGACGGGCACGGTGCCACCATGGTGCGCGGGGTGCCCGTGCGGCGCGTCGGTGAGCACCGCGCGTGCACGGTGTTCGATCTGATGCTTGCCCAGTACGGGGTGGCGCGGCCCGGCCTGCCCGGTGACTGGCCGACCGGTTTCGACGACCCCACCCGCCCCTACACCCCGGCATGGCAGGAGCCGATCACCGGAGTGGCTGCCACCCAGGCGATCCGGGTGGCCCGCGAGTTCGCCCGCAACGCCGAGGAGACCCGTGGGCGTTCGATGATCATCATGGGCGCGGGCATCTGCCAGTGGTTCCACGGTGACGCCACCTACCGTGCGGTGCTGGCGTTGTTGTTGCTCACCGGATCGATGGGTCGCAACGGCGGGGGCTGGGCGCACTATGTCGGCCAGGAGAAGTGCAGGCCGGTCACCGGCTGGGCGACCATGGCGATGGCCACCGACTGGTCGCGACCGCCGCGCCAGATGGCCGGCACCTCGTACTGGTACGCCCACACCGACCAGTGGCGCTACGACGGCTACCGGGCCGACGCGCTGTCGAGTCCGGTGGGGCGGGGCCGGTTCCGCGACCGGCACACCATGGACGTGCTGGCGTCGGCGGCCGCCATGGGATGGAGTCCGTTCTACCCGCAGTTCGACCGGTCCAGCCTCGACGTCGCCGACGAGGCCGCCGCGGCCGGGCAGGAGATACCCGCCTACGTCGCGGCGAAACTGGCCGACGGGTCTCTCAAACTCGCGGTCACCGACCCCGACAACCCGGCCAATTGGCCCCGGGTTCTCGACGTGTGGCGCGCCAACCTGCTCGGCTCGTCGAGCAAGGGCAACGAGTACTTCCTGCGGCACCTGCTCGGCACCACCTCCAATCTGCAGGCCGAGCCGAACGGGGTGCGGCCCGGGTCGGTCACCTGCCGCGACGACATCCCCGAGGGCAAGCTCGACCTGCTGATGTCGATCGACTTCCGGATGACCTCCACGACATTGCTTTCCGACGTCGTACTGCCCGCGGCGACGTGGTACGAGAAGGCCGACCTGTCGAGCACCGACATGCACCCGTACGTGCATGCATTCAGCCCCGCGGTGGATCCGCCGTGGGAAACCCGGTCGGATTTCGAGGCGTTCGGCGCGATCGCGCGGGCCTTCAGCGCGTTGGCGGCCAGGCACCTGGGGGTGCGCACCGATGTCGTCCTGGGCACCCTGCAACACGACACACCGGGGGCGATGGCGTATCCGTCCGGTACCGAACACGATTGGCGCGCCAACGGTGAGATACCCGTGCCGGGCAAGACCATGGGCCCGTTGGCGGTGGTCGAACGCGACTACGGCGCGATCGCCCAGAAGTGGGCCGCGCTGGGACCCCTCGTCGAAAGCCTTGGAGTGACCACGAAAGGTGTCACGACCCATCCCGACCGGGAGGTCGCCGAACTCGGCGCGAAGTTCGGTGTGATGGATTCCGGTGCCGCGCAGGGCCGCCCGGCCATCACGACCGGCGAGCGCATGGCCGATGTGATCCTTGCGCTCTCGGGCACCTCCAACGGCCGCCTCGCCGTGGAGGGGTTCGCCGAGCTCGAACGGCGCACCGGCCGCAAACTCGTGCACCTGGCGCTGGGCAGCGAGGAACGCCGCATCACCTACGCCGACACCCAGGCCCGGCCGGTACCGGTGATCACCAGCCCGGAGTGGTCGGGCAGCGAAACCGGAGGCCGCCGGTACGCGCCGTTCACGGTGAACATCGAGGAACTCAAGCCCTTCCACACGCTCACCGGACGGATGCACTTCTACGTCGACCACGACTGGCTCGAGGAGCTCGGTGAGCAACTGCCGGTGTACCGGCCGCCGCTCGACATGGCCCGGCTGTTCGGCGAGTCGCGGCTGGGCCCCGACGGCTCGGGCGGGGTGGGCCTGACGGTCCGCTACCTCACGCCGCACTCCAAGTGGTCGATCCACTCGGAGTACCAGGACAACCTGTTCATGCTGTCGCTGTCGCGCGGCGGACCCACGATGTGGATGAGCCCATCCGACGCCGCGAAAATCGGTGTGCGCGACAATGACTGGGTCGAGGCGGTGAACCGCAACGGGGTCATCGTGTGCCGGGCCATCGTCAGCCACCGGATGCCAGAGGGCGTCGTCTACGTCTACCACGCCCAGGAACGCACCATCGACGTGCCGCTCAGCGAGACCACCGGCACCCGCGGCGGGATCCACAACTCGTTGACCCGGCTGATGATCAAGCCGAGTCATCTGGCCGGCGGGTATGCCCAGCACTGCTATGCGTTCAACTATTTGGGGCCCACCGGCAACCAACGTGACGAGGTGACCGTGGTGCGGCGCCGCAGTCAGGAGGTGAGCTACTGATGAAGGTGATGGCGCAGCTGGCGATGGTGATGAACCTCGACAAGTGCATCGGGTGCCACACCTGCTCGGTGACCTGCAAGCAGGCCTGGACCAACCGTGCGGGCACCGAGTACGTGTGGTTCAACAACGTCGAAACCCGCCCCGGACAAGGCTATCCGCGCACCTACGAGGATCAGCAGAAGTGGCGCGGCGGCTGGCGGCTGGACCGGCGCGGCCGGCTGCGACTGCGCGACGGTGGGCGGTTGGCCAAGCTCGCGCGGATCTTCGCCAATCCCAAACTGCCGTCGATCGACGACTACTACGAACCGTGGACCTACGACTACCAGAACCTCACGTCGGCCCCGCTGGGTGAGCACATGCCGGTGGCGCCGCCGCGCAGCCTGATCGACGGAAAACCGATGAAGGTGTCGTGGTCGGCGGCCTGGGACGACGACCTCGGTGGATCGCCCGAGATCGTGCCGGGAGATCCGGTGCTGCAGAAGGTCAGTGAACGGGTCAAGCTCGAGTTCGAGCAGACGTTCATGTTCTACCTGCCGCGCATCTGCGAGCACTGCCTGAACCCGTCGTGTGTGGCGTCGTGCCCGTCGGGCGCGATGTACAAGCGTTCCGAGGACGGCATCGTGCTCGTCGACCAGGACCGCTGCCGCGGCTGGCGGATGTGTGTCTCCGGATGTCCTTACAAGAAGGTCTATTTCAACCACAAGACCGGCAAGGCCGAGAAGTGCACGCTGTGTTATCCGCGCATCGAGGTGGGCATGCCGACGGTGTGCTCGGAGACCTGCGTCGGCCGGTTGCGGTATCTCGGCCTGGTGCTCTACGACGTCGACCGTGTGCTCGAGGCGGCATCGGTGCCGGACGAGGCCGATCTGTACGAGGCACACCGCAGGATCCTGCTCGACCCCACCGACCCCGCGGTGATCGCCGGGGCGCGGGCCGAGGGCATCTCCGATGAGTGGATCGAGGCCGCGCAGCATTCACCGGTGTACAAGCTCATCCACACCTACGGCGTTGCGCTGCCGCTGCATCCGGAGTTCCGCACGGTGCCCATGGTGTGGTACATCCCGCCGCTGTCGCCGGTGGTCGACGCGGTCAGTCGCGACGGGCATGACGGTGAGGATGTCGGCAACCTGTTCGGTGCCATCGACGCGCTGCGGATCCCGCTGGAGTATCTCGCCGGGTTGTTCACCGCGGGCGACGTCGATGTGGTCGAGGGTGTGCTGCGGCGGCTTGCGGCGATGCGATCCTATATGCGCGACATCAACCTGGGCCGGGAGACCCAACCGCACATCCCGGCGTCCGTCGGCATGACCGAGCAGCAGATCTACGACATGTACCGGCTGCTGGCGCTGGCGAAATACGGAGAACGGTACGTGATCCCGACCGCCTACGGCACCGACGGCCGCGCCGTCGAGGAACCCGGGTGCGCGTTGTCGTTCGAGGGTGGCCCCGGCATGTACGAGTCCGGTCCGTTCGGTGAGGCCAGCGGAGGTCCGGTTCCGGTGGCGGTCGAGACCTTCCACGCCCTGCAGCACCGGCAGACCTCGGCCGGGATGGCCGCCAACGCCGAACGTCCGTCGCGGGTGAACCTGCTCAACTGGGACGGCAGGGGAGTGCCTGACGGGATGTTCCCGCAAGACCGGGAGGACTCGCGGTGAGGCCGCGCCGGGACCGGTCGTTGCACGACCGCGTGGTCTGGCAGTCGGCGTCGCTGCTGCTGGCCTATCCCGATGACGGGCATGGCGCGCGTCTGCAGACGGTGGCCGAGTTGATCGGCCGTATCACCGGTGAACCGGCCCGCCTGCTGCAGGAAACCCTTTCGGCGCTACGGCAGGTGGACGCCATGGCGTTGGCCACCCGGTACGTCGACACGTTCGATCTGCGCAAGCAGACGACCATGCTGCTGACCTACTGGACCGGTGGCGACACCCGCAACCGCGGCGCACAGATGGTCGCGTTCACCCAGGCGTACCGGGCCGCGGGTGTGGCACCGCCGAGAAGCGAAGCGCCCGATCACCTTCCGGTGGTCCTGGAGTTCGCCGCGGCGGTCGACCCGGTCGCGGGCCGCCGATTGCTCGAGGCGCACCGGGTGCCGATCTCGGTGCTGCGGCAGGCCCTGTCCGACGCCGATTCGCCGTATGCGTCCGCGGTGGCCGCGGTGTGCGCGACGCTGCCGCGCGTCGACGAGGCGCAGGTCCGCACGCTGCTCGGAGCCGGACCGCCACGAAAATCGGTGGGGCTGGAACCATTTCAGCTGACCGTACCGCCGCGGCGGGCACAGGGAGGTGTGTGATGTCGGGCTGGGTCATCTTCTGGGACGTGGTGCCCTACGTGACGCTGGCGGTCCTGCTCGTCGGGCTGTGGTGGCGCTACCGCTACGACAAGTTCGGCTGGACCACCCGGTCCTCACAGCTGTACGAATCGCGACTGCTGCGCATCGGCAGCCCGATGTTCCACTTCGGCATCCTCGTCGTCATCGTCGGCCACGTCATCGGCCTGGTGATCCCGGAGTCGTGGACCGATGCGATCGGCCTCAGCGATCACGCGTACCACCTGCAGGCGGTGATTTTCGGTGCGATCGCCGGCGTCTCGACCCTCACCGGTATCGCGCTGCTGGTCTATCGCAGGCGCACCACCGGCCCGGTGTTCCTGGCGACCACCGTCAACGACAAGGTGATGTACCTCGTGCTGGTGCTCGCGATCCTGGCCGGACTGTCCTGCACACTGCTCGGCGCCACGCCGCTGGGCGACGAGCACGACTACCGGCTGACCGTGTCGCCGTGGTTCCGGTCGATCTGGATCCTGCAGCCGCGCGGCGACCTCATGGCGCAGGCTCCGCTGTACTTCCACATCCACGTGATGATCGCGCTGGTCTTGTTCTGCCTGTGGCCGTTCACCCGGCTGGTGCACGTGTTCAGCGCGCCGATCGGTTACCTGTTCAGGCCCTACATCGTCTACCGCAGCCGCGACGTCGCCGGGCGTGGCGAGCTGGTCGGCTCTCATCCCCGCCGCCGCGGCTGGTGACCTTCCCTTTTCGGCGGCGAAAAGTGGGGACTTTTGGCACTGCCGCGGGCGCATGCGCATGCGCGACAGTGAAAGACACAGAGGACTCACAGGAGGTTGGTCATGCCGAAAGGTCAGGAGCTCGATGTGCTCAGCCGTAGGCAGTGCCTGGATCTGCTCCAGCGGGTGCGGGTCGGACGCCTCGTCTTCACCGAGGACGCGCTTCCCGCGGTGCAGCCGGTCAACTTCCGTCTGTCCCACGATGACGTCATCATCCGCGTGGCCGGTGGCGGCAAGCTCTCCGCGGCCGCTCGACACCAGGTGGTCGCGTTCCAGGCCGACGAGCTCGACCCGGATCTGCGCACGGGATGGAGCGTGACCGTCGTCGGCCACGCCGAACCCATCACCGACATCGACGAGCTGGTCGAGGTCGCGGGGACCTTCGTGCAGCCCTGGGTCGACGGCAGGCGCGACCACTTCGTGCGGATCCGCACCGAGCGGATCACCGGCCGCCAGATCCGTGAGCGGGGTGTGCCGCACTATCAAGGCGCCGAGGCGCAGACCTCGGCGCCCTGAGCGGCGTCAGTAGCGCAGCGTCAGTACCGGAGCCGATCGTTGACCACCCGGACGGCCCCCGGGTGCTGCATCGCGTACATCGGGTGCAGCAGCATCGGGTGACGGCAGTGCGCGCAGGACGACTGCGGTGCGTTCTTCGACGCGAAGGTCAGGTGGTGGCATTCACTGCACCGGACCATGTAGCAGGCGCCGATCCAGTTGGCCAACCCGACATAGATGGCCACCGTGGTGGCCGTGGCCAGCACCATGATCAAAGCGACGGTGAGCACTTCGTAAACCGACATGATCGGTACCTCCCGGTGTGCCAATTAGAGGCCGCGTGACGGTCTCACCCCAATTGACTGATACCTAGAACGGTACTCGCGAACCTTAGGATTTCCTGGAGCGTTTGAAGACCTTCTGCAGCTCTTCGCCACGTAATCCGTTGCGCTCGGCCTTGCGAACCTTGTGCAGGACGACCGGGCACCGCTTGCACCGCGGCTTGCTGCGGCAACACTTTTTCTTGGGTTTCAGGGCCGCGATCTTGCTGGGCTTCAACGTGACGGGGCTCTCTCGTTTTCGTGATGGCTCGACTACCTGCGAGAATCACCGAGTGAGTTCGCACCCAGATTTTCGCAACGTCGCCATTGTGGCCCACGTCGACCACGGCAAGACAACTCTGGTCGACGCGATGCTGCGGCAGTCCGGCGCGTTGACCCACCGAGGTGACGACTCGACCGAACGCATCATGGACTCCGGTGACCTGGAGCGGGAAAAGGGCATCACGATCCTGGCCAAGAACACCGCGGTGCACCGGCACAACGCCGACGGCACCGTGACGGTCATCAACGTGATCGACACCCCCGGCCACGCCGACTTCGGTGGTGAGGTGGAACGCGGTCTGTCCATGGTCGACGGCGTGCTGCTGCTTGTCGACGCCTCCGAGGGTCCGTTGCCGCAGACCCGTTTCGTGCTGCGCAAGGCGCTGGCCGCGCACCTGCCGGTGATCCTGGTGGTCAACAAGACCGACCGCCCGGACGCCCGGATCGCCGAGGTCGTCTCGGACAGCCATGACCTGTTGCTCGACGTCGCCTCGGATCTCGACGAGGAGGCGCAGACGGCCGCCGAGAAGGCGCTCGACCTGCCGACGCTGTACGCGTCGGGCCGCGCCGGTATCGCCAGCACCGTCGCACCCGGCGACGGCGAGGTGCCCGAGGGGGACAACCTCGACCCGCTGTTCGACGTCCTGATGAAGCACATCCCGCCGCCGTCGGGTAACCCCGAGGCGCCGCTGCAGGCGCTCGTGACGAACCTCGACGCGTCGGCGTTCCTGGGCCGGCTCGCGCTGGTCCGCATCTACA
This region of Mycolicibacterium goodii genomic DNA includes:
- the narI gene encoding respiratory nitrate reductase subunit gamma; the protein is MSGWVIFWDVVPYVTLAVLLVGLWWRYRYDKFGWTTRSSQLYESRLLRIGSPMFHFGILVVIVGHVIGLVIPESWTDAIGLSDHAYHLQAVIFGAIAGVSTLTGIALLVYRRRTTGPVFLATTVNDKVMYLVLVLAILAGLSCTLLGATPLGDEHDYRLTVSPWFRSIWILQPRGDLMAQAPLYFHIHVMIALVLFCLWPFTRLVHVFSAPIGYLFRPYIVYRSRDVAGRGELVGSHPRRRGW
- the narH gene encoding nitrate reductase subunit beta, producing the protein MKVMAQLAMVMNLDKCIGCHTCSVTCKQAWTNRAGTEYVWFNNVETRPGQGYPRTYEDQQKWRGGWRLDRRGRLRLRDGGRLAKLARIFANPKLPSIDDYYEPWTYDYQNLTSAPLGEHMPVAPPRSLIDGKPMKVSWSAAWDDDLGGSPEIVPGDPVLQKVSERVKLEFEQTFMFYLPRICEHCLNPSCVASCPSGAMYKRSEDGIVLVDQDRCRGWRMCVSGCPYKKVYFNHKTGKAEKCTLCYPRIEVGMPTVCSETCVGRLRYLGLVLYDVDRVLEAASVPDEADLYEAHRRILLDPTDPAVIAGARAEGISDEWIEAAQHSPVYKLIHTYGVALPLHPEFRTVPMVWYIPPLSPVVDAVSRDGHDGEDVGNLFGAIDALRIPLEYLAGLFTAGDVDVVEGVLRRLAAMRSYMRDINLGRETQPHIPASVGMTEQQIYDMYRLLALAKYGERYVIPTAYGTDGRAVEEPGCALSFEGGPGMYESGPFGEASGGPVPVAVETFHALQHRQTSAGMAANAERPSRVNLLNWDGRGVPDGMFPQDREDSR
- the narJ gene encoding nitrate reductase molybdenum cofactor assembly chaperone, giving the protein MRPRRDRSLHDRVVWQSASLLLAYPDDGHGARLQTVAELIGRITGEPARLLQETLSALRQVDAMALATRYVDTFDLRKQTTMLLTYWTGGDTRNRGAQMVAFTQAYRAAGVAPPRSEAPDHLPVVLEFAAAVDPVAGRRLLEAHRVPISVLRQALSDADSPYASAVAAVCATLPRVDEAQVRTLLGAGPPRKSVGLEPFQLTVPPRRAQGGV
- a CDS encoding pyridoxamine 5'-phosphate oxidase family protein translates to MPKGQELDVLSRRQCLDLLQRVRVGRLVFTEDALPAVQPVNFRLSHDDVIIRVAGGGKLSAAARHQVVAFQADELDPDLRTGWSVTVVGHAEPITDIDELVEVAGTFVQPWVDGRRDHFVRIRTERITGRQIRERGVPHYQGAEAQTSAP